Within Sorangiineae bacterium MSr11367, the genomic segment CGCCGGCGCCGCGGCGAACGGGGCAAGGGGCTCGACTTGAAGGAGGCGCGACTGCGTCAAGAGGTGTACACGGCCAACCAACGCGGCGTCTGGATCGGGAACTAAAGATTTCGTCCGCTTCCGCTTGCGAGAGGGTTTGCGCGAGGCACCTGCGGTGGCCATCTGTCCATCGTGGGTTCTCCCTGTGCGCGCCGCGAACCGTACCGTCACGCGATTGTCGTAGGGGGGAGTCTGTCGGGTATGCTCGCGGCGCGTGTGCTTTCGGAGCACTTCGCCGAGGTCACCGTGATCGAGCGCGATACGCTCCACGAAGGGCCCGAGCCGCGCAAGGCGGTGCCGCACGGCCGTCACGCGCATGGGCTGCTGAGCCGCGGATGGCAGATCTTCGAGAGCCTCTTTCCCGGCTTGGAAGAGGAGCTGCGGGAGGCCGGCGCCACCTGGATGGATATGGGGTCGGAGTTTCGCCAGTACCATTCGGGGCGATTCAAAACGCCGTTTCCGAGTGGTGTGTCCGCACCGTTCATGAGCCGGCCCTTGCTCGAATGGCGCGTGGCCCGGCGTACGATGGCGCGGCCCAACGTGCGCGTGCTCGCATCGTGCGACGCCGTCGAGTTGGTGCCCACGGCGGACGGCGGCGCGATAGCGGGCGTGAAGGTGCGCCGCGACGGGACGAACGGGACAGCCGAGGAGCTCTTGCATGCGGAGCTCGTCGTCGACGCGAGCGGGCGGGCCTCGCGGCTGCCCCGCTGGCTGAAGGCGCTCGGTTACCCCGCGCCGGAGCAATGCGAGGTGCGCATGCACGTGGGCTATGCCACGCGCATCTATTCGCGAACTGGGGCGCGCGGAACGCGCCCACCGGAGTGGAAAGGCTTGTTCGTGCTGCCGAGCAGGCCGGCCAAACGCGGCGGCATGGTGATACCGATCGAGGGGGAGCGTTGGATGGTGTCGCTCATCGGTTGGCTTTACGACCATCCGCCGGGCGACGAAAAAGGTTTTCTCGACTTCGCACGAAGCTTGCCGGTTCCCGACGTGATCGGCACCGTCGAATCACTCGCACCGCTCGGTGATATTGCACACTACAAGGTTCCGTCGAACCAACGTCGTTGTTACGAACGATTGACCCGCTTCCCCGAGGGGCTCGCGGTCATCGGCGACGCCGTCTGCAGCGTCAATCCGATTTACGGCCAGGGCATCACGATAAGTGCCCTGCACGCCCTCGTCCTCGATGCATGCCTGGAAAAGCAACGACGCGAAGGCTGTCTCCGTGGTTTCTCGCATTGCCTCCGCGACGAGATGGCCAAAATTACGGACGTCGCATGGCAAAGTGCCACGCGCGAAGACATGCGCTACCCCGAGGTGGAGGGAACGCGCCCCGCGGACATGGACTTCATGCATTCCTACATGGATCGCGTCCATGCCACCGCCGCCCGCGATCCCGAGGTCGCGCGCTGCGTCCTTCGAGTGGTCCACATGCTCGAGCCGCCGTCTACGTTGCTCTCCCCCGACATGCTCGCCCGCGTGGTGGCCACCGAACCGCGTTAATAGCCAAAACGGGGGTCCGGGGCGCAACCTTGGCTTGTCGTGTGTCGATTGGCTGTTGTGATGAACCGCCAAGACGCCAAGAACGCCAAGAAATGAACCGGGCAGGGACGTCGATGCGCTCTGCCATCGCGTGGATTGGAGCGGCGCTAGAAGTGCATCGCCTGCTCGGCCCAGGCTTTCTCGAATCGGTGTACGAGGAGGCGCTCTGCTTCGAGCTGTCGTTGCGCGGAGTCCCCTTTGCCCGGCAGGTGCCGGTTGGCGTTGCCTACAAGGGAAAAACCGTTGGAGAAGCACGCCTGGACCTGCTCGTGGGCGAGTGCCTTATCGTCGAGCTCAAGGCCGTGGAGGCTATCGCGCCCATTCACGTCGCGCAGGTGATCTCCTACTTGAAGGCCTGCCGACTTGCGGTCGGCCTCCTAATTTCCTTCAACGTGCCAGTTCTTCGACGCGGTATCAAACGCGTGATTCACACCCCGTAGATCTTGGCGTTCTTGGCGTCTTGGCGGTTCACTTT encodes:
- a CDS encoding GxxExxY protein → MRSAIAWIGAALEVHRLLGPGFLESVYEEALCFELSLRGVPFARQVPVGVAYKGKTVGEARLDLLVGECLIVELKAVEAIAPIHVAQVISYLKACRLAVGLLISFNVPVLRRGIKRVIHTP